A region of Argentina anserina chromosome 5, drPotAnse1.1, whole genome shotgun sequence DNA encodes the following proteins:
- the LOC126794769 gene encoding protein Dr1 homolog, with amino-acid sequence MEPMDIVGKSKEDASLPKATMTKIIKEMLPPDVRVARDAQDLLIECCVEFINLISSESNEVCSREEKRTIAPEHVLKALQVLGFSEYIEEVYAAYEQHKIETVHDVAKSVKWGNGAEMTEEQALAEQQRMFAEARARMNGGATAPKQPDPDQTLES; translated from the exons ATGGAACCGATGGATATCGTCGGTAAGTCAAAAGAAGACGCTTCGCTTCCGAAAG CAACCATGACCAAGATCATTAAGGAGATGTTGCCTCCAGATGTACGCGTCGCAAGAGACGCTCAAGATCTTCTCATCGAGTGTTGTGTAG AGTTTATAAATCTCATCTCATCAGAGTCTAATGAAGTTTGTAGCAGAGAGGAGAAAAGAACAATAGCTCCTGAGCATGTGCTCAAGGCTTTGCAG GTTCTTGGGTTCAGTGAGTACATTGAAGAAGTTTATGCAGCATATGAACAACACAAGATTGAGACTGTG CATGATGTAGCCAAGAGTGTCAAATGGGGCAATGGAGCAGAGATGACTGAGGAACAAGCCTTGGCCGAGCAGCAGAGGATGTTTGCTGAGGCACGTGCCAGAATGAATGGAGGTGCAACTGCGCCCAAGCAACCAGACCCAGACCAAACTTTAGAGAGCTAA